From Bacteroides uniformis:
GATAATTGCACTATCTTTGGGTGGAAAATCAAAAAGAATATGGAAGATGTCTTCAAGTTTCTGTTAGTTGCGGCTGTCATAGTAATCGGACTCGTCAAGCAGTTTAAGAAAGAAGCAAATAAAAATGCTGACAAGAGTCCCGACATACCTATGCCCGACGTTGACAACCCACTGCCCGAATACTGGGGCGGAGATACTTACGGAGGCTTTATTCCCGAAGGCCCCAAGCCGGCAGAAAAGCCCAAGCCGGTATCCAAACCGTCTGCCAAATCCAAGCACACTTCCATAAAGGCTTCCCCTCCCTCCCCGGCATCCCGTCCGCAGGAATCCGATGAAGTAACGTCCGAATACGGCATCCACTCGGCAGAAGAAGCGAGGAAAGCCATCATCTGGTCAGAAATACTTCAACGGAAATATTAAAGACAGTCGATAATTGCAGAACCAATTACGAGCCCCTTCAGAATCTTTACACGAAAAAATAACTATTTATATTATGGCACTCAATTACATTTCGGCAGCAGAAGCTGCGAGCCTGATTAAACATGGCTACAACATCGGCTTGAGCGGATTTACTCCCGCAGGAACAGCCAAAGCCGTTACGGCTGAATTAGCAAAAATCGCGGAAGCAGAACATGCAAAAGGAAACCCGTTCCAGATAGGTATCTTCACCGGTGCTTCTACCGGAGACTCTTGCGACGGTGTGCTCTCGCGCGTCAAGGCCATCCGCTACCGCGCGCCCTACACCACCAACTCCGACTTCCGCAAAGCCGTGAACAATGGCGAAATAGCCTACAACGACATCCATCTCTCACAGATGGCGCAGGAAGTACGCTATGGTTTCATGGGAAAAGTAAACGTTGCCATCATCGAGGCATGCGAGGTTACTCCCGACGGTAAAATCTACCTGACGGCAGCCGGCGGTATCGCTCCGACTGTCTGCCGCCTGGCCGACCAGATTATCGTGGAACTGAATGCCGCCCACAGCAAGAACGCCATGGGCCTGCACGACGTCTACGAACCCCTCGACCCTCCTTACCGCCGCGAAATCCCCATCTACAAACCGAGTGACCGTATCGGCCTGCCCTACATCCAGGTAGACCCGAAAAAGATTATCGGCGTAGTGGAGACCAACTGGCCGGACGAGGCACGTTCGTTTGCCGCCGCCGACCCGCTGACCGACAAAATCGGACAGAACGTGGCCGACTTCCTTGCCGCCGACATGAAACGCGGAATCATTCCGCCTACCTTCCTGCCGCTGCAATCCGGCGTGGGCAACATTGCCAATGCCGTATTGGGTGCTTTGGGACGTGACAAGACCATCCCGCCGTTTGAAATGTACACAGAAGTCATCCAGAACTCCGTTATCGGACTTATCCGCGAAGGCCGCGTGAAATTCGGCAGCGCCTGCTCACTGACCGTAACGAACGATTGTCTGGAAGGCATCTACCAGGATATGGACTTCTTCCGCGACAAGCTGGTGCTCCGTCCGTCGGAAATCTCCAACAGCCCGGAAGTGGTGCGCCGGCTCGGTATCATCTCCATCAATACCGCCATCGAAGCCGACATCTACGGCAACGTGAACTCCACGCACATCGGCGGTACGAAGATGATGAACGGTATCGGTGGAAGCGGTGACTTCACCCGCAATGCCTATATCTCCATCTTCACCTGTCCGTCCGTTGCCAAGGAAGGTAAAATCTCGGCTATCGTGCCGATGGTTTCGCACATGGACCACACGGAGCATGACGTCAACATCATCATCACCGAACAAGGTGTGGCCGACCTCCGCGGCAAGAGTCCGAAAGAACGTGCACAAGCCATCATCGAAAACTGTGTTCATCCGGACTACAAGAACATTCTGTGGGATTACCTGAAACTGACCGACGGCAAGTCACAGACTCCCCATGCCCTGCGCGCCGCACTGGCTATGCACGCTGAGCTGGCCCAAAGTGGAGACATGAAGAATGTAGACTGGGCACAGTATAAATAAACTGCTCCCTAAAAAGGCGGAGAGAAACCGCCCGAAAGATATGCCGCGTTGCATGTATATTTCCGGTTTGCTGGATCTATATATGCAACGCGTTGCATATATAGATGGAACACGCTGCATCTATAGATCCAACAACAAGCTATTTCAGTACCTACTACATCCCTGCATCAATTCCTGGCAAAACCTCCTTCTTACCGGTAAACTCACTATCTTTTGCTTCAGTTTCCTTTTCAGTTTCTTCAATCGATCTCTCACCGAGCCAACACTTATCGTTCGCATTGAGTGAAAAACTGCAATAATTTGTCTAGAGAAATACTTGCCTCCATTTGATCCCTCCTATTCATTGAAAACGGGCTGCCTGGAATCACTTCCCGGACAGCCCTTCCTTCACATTTAAAATGAAGATGCAGAGAGAGTAGTATGATGACACTCTATTCCTGACCTCCCCCTAACGCCTTGTAGAGGTTAATCAGGCTTTGTATTTCAGAAAATCGATTTGCCGTCTGTGCCAGTTGTGCATTGAGCAATGTCTGCCGGGCGGTAAGCACCTCCAGATAGGTGGTGTTGCCATGCTCCATCAGCAGGGAAGTGCTGCGGGCAGCTGTCTGCAAGGAAGCTACCTGCTTGTCCAGCAGTTCGCTTTTGGATAGGCTTGTCTGCCAGGCAGTCAAGGCATCGTTCACCTCGCTGCCTGCATTCAGCAATGTCTGCTGGAAGGCAAGGGAAGCCTCCTCCTGCTGGGCACGGGCTATGCGGTACTGTGCAATGACCTGCCCGCGGGCAAAGAGCGGCTGCGTCAGCGAACCCACTGCCGAAGCCAGGAACTTGCCGGGATTCACAATCATTGAACCGGCAGAATTGGTCCAGCCCGCACTCCCGCCCAGCGTGATGGAGGGATAGAAGGCAGAGCGCGCCGCATTGGTGCCGTAGAACGCCGCTTCCAGTGTCCGCTCAGCCGAGCGGACATCAGGACGGCAGGAAAGCATCTGAACAGGAATCCCTATAGAAAAGCCCACAGGGAACTGCTGCTCTGCCAGCACACCGCGCTCGTAATGACGGGGCGTCTCTGCCAGCAACAGCGCAAGGCTGTTCTCCACCTGGTTTATCTGTTCTTCCAAATCAAGCACGGAAGTCTGCACCTGATAGTACGTGGCCTCCATCTGCGACACGGCGGACTCGTTCGCCATGCCCGCATTCATCAGGGCACGGGTGGAAGCAACGGTTTCCCGCCACGTCTCTTCGGTCTGCCTGGAGATGGCAAGCTGCTGGTCCAGCATCAGCAGGGTATAGTAAGTATTGGCTATCCCGGCAATGAGCTGGGTACGCACGGCCTGGCGATAGTCCTGACTCTGCGCATAGAGCGCCTTCGACTGTTTCTTGGCATTGCGCATGCGGCCGAAAACATCCAGCTCCCAACTGGCAGTAACGGGCAGCGAATAGGTCTGTGTGGCCTTGTGGCTGTCAAAGCTGCTCACCGTGCCCTGCGGCGCAAGGGCAAAGGAGGGCAGGAAGGCAAGCTTTGCGGACAGCAGGGTAGCTTCGGCTTCCTCCACGCGGAGCTGTGCCGACTGGTAGTCGGTATTGTTCTGCAACCCTTGTCCGATGAGTGCCTGCAGATGTGGGTCGGTGAAAAGCTCGTGCCAGTCCATGCCGCCCAGGCCAAGGTCCAGGCTGTCTTCGGTGGCAGCCGGAGAACCGGCGAGGCTCTCCGTAAAAGTGGCTATTTCTTCCCCGTAGAGGCCGTCGGGGACCTCGGTAGCAGGTTTGTATTTGGTGTACACGCCGCAACTGCTGAACAGCAAACCGGCGGCGGACAATAGGATGATATGTTTCTTCATTGTTCCAATCTGTTTTTATTTTATTTTCCTCAATCTTTCGCCCGTTCTGCCTCACTCTTCTGCTTTTCAAGCAATACCTGCATATCGGCTTCTTCCTCCATTGGCGGACGAACCTTCTCCTGTAAGTACTCGAAGATGATGTAGAACACCGGAACGACGAAAAGCAGCGCTAGCGTTCCGATGAGCATGCCGCCTACTACGCCCGTACCCAGCGAAGAGTTACCGTTGGCGCCCGCACCACTCGAGAACATCAGCGGAAGCATACCGAATATCATCGTCAGCACCGTCATCAGGATAGGACGCAAACGGACCTGGGCGGCCGAATAAGCTGATTCCACAATGCCCATTCCCTTGCGGCGCCGCTCGATGGCATACTCCGTAATCAGGATGGCCGTCTTGGCGAGCAAGCCAATCAGCATAATCACACCCGTCTGCAAATAGATGTTGTTCTCCAATCCCAGAACCTTGGCAAAGAGGAATGAACCCATCAGCCCGAACGGTACGGAGAAGATGACCGCAAACGGTATCAGGAAACTCTCATAAAGACATGCCAGGATGAGATAGATAAGGAAGATACAGATGGCATAAATAAAGACAGTCTGCGCACCACCAGTATTGGCTTCCTCACGTGCCATACCTCCGTACTCGTAACCGTAGCCCAGCGGCAATGTCTGTTCTGCCACTTCCGCAATCACTTTCTGCACTTCACCGGACGAATATCCTTCCGCCGGATTCACATTAGCGGCGATAGCGCTGTACAGATTGAAACGGTTTGCCGTCTCCGGACCGAGCACCTTATTCAACGTCACGAACTGGCTGACCGGAGCCATCTCCGTACCGTTGCGCACAAACATATTACCCAGTGCTTGTTCGTCCAGACGATATTCGGGCGATGCCTGCATCATGACGCGGTACACCTTGCCAAACTGATTGTAGTTGGAAATATAGGCACCGCCGCAATAGCTGCCCAATGCGTCGAGCACCGCACCCGGCGAGATACCCGCACGCTTGCACTTGGCAGCATCCACATCTACCGATACCTGCGGGAAATTCATGGCATAAGAGGTATACGCCATAGCCACTTCGGGACGCTGGTTCAACGCACCCAGAAACTGTATCACTGCCTCGTAGAACGTAGCCATGTCACCACCCGTTCTGTCCTGTAGGTTCAGCTCCAGGGAGTTACCCATACCATAGCCCGGAATCATACCCGGCTGGAAGCTGAATATCTGTGCCTCCTTCACACCGTAGAACTGTGCATTGAGACGGGCCACCACAGCGTCGGACGTGTGTTCGCTCCCCTTCCGCTCGCCCCAGTCCTTCAGACGGATGATGATGGTACCGTAGGAAGTGCCCTGACCGGACATCAATCCGTATCCTGCCACCTTGGAATAGTGTTCTATCTCGGGAGTGTTTTTCAGGATGTCCTCCAGCTTGTTCATCACCTTCGTGGTTTCTTCCAGCGTGCTTCCCGGAGACGTGCTGACGTTCACCATGATGACACCCTGGTCCTCCTGCGGCACAAGCCCCGTCTTGGTGGTACTCATCAGGTAAACCAGCAATACGACGGTAGCCGCCAATGAAGTCCACACCATCCAGCGGTGGTGGATGAAGAACATCACACCTTTCTTATATTTGCCCAGCACGGCGTTGAACGAGGCATTGTATGCCGCACGCACCCGTCCGTTGATGCTCTTCGCACTCTTCGTACCGTCCGACGGACGCATCATGATGGCACACAAGGCGGGACAAAGCGTCAATGCCGAAATCATGGAGATGCCCACCGCCGTTGCCATCGTGACACCGAACTGCGTATAGAACACGCCCGAAGTACCGCCCATAAACGTCACGGGGATAAATACCGCCATGAACACGCAGGTACAAGAGATGATGGCCATCGTCACATCGCCCATCGCATCCTTCGTGGCAAGGTAAGGGGACTTGTATCCGGCATCGAACTTGGACTGCACCGCCTCCACCACCACGATGGCATCGTCCACCACCGTACCGATGGCAAGCACCAACGCAAACAGCGTCAAGATATTGAGACTGAACCCCGCAGCCACCAGGCAGGCAAACGTGCCGACCAGCGACACGATAATGGAAATGGAGGGTATAAGCGTACTCTTGAAGTCCTGCAGGAAGAAATACACCACCAGAATTACCAGTATAATGGCAATGACCAGTGTCTCCACCACATTGTGTATGGAAGCGAAGAGGAAGTCGTTGGAACTCATCATCGTCACAAATTCCGTCCCTTCGGGCAGGCTCTTCCTCATCTCGTCTATCTGTGCGGTAATCTGCTTGTTGACGGCGGTTGCGTTGGAGCCTGCCGTCTGGAACATCATGAAAAGTACCGCCGGCTTGCTGTCCATCTCACTGCGGAAACTATAGGTCAGCGTACCCAGCTCCACATCCGCCACGTCCTTCAGACGGAGCACGGAACCGTCACTCTGCGAGCGTACCACCGTGTTCTGGAATTCCTCCACACTCTTCAGACGTCCGCGATACTTCATCGTAAACTGGAACACGTTCTTTGAATTCTCGCCCAGCGAACCGGTAGGCGCTTCGATGTTCTGCTCGCCCAATACGGCGGTCACATCCGAAGGGACCAGTCCATACTGCGCCATCCGTTCCGGTTTCAGCCAGATGCGCATACTGTAGGTATCACCCAGCTCCATTACGTCACCCACACCTTCGATACGTTTGATTTGCGGAATCACGTTGATGTCGAGGTAATTGGCAAGGAACGTCTGGTCGTAGCGCCCGTCGGTGCTCACCAAAGCGCCGATTTGCAGGAAGCTGGTCTGCCGCTTCTGGGTAGTCACACCGATTTTCGTCACTTCGGCGGGCAGCAGTCCCTGCGCCTTGGATACGCGGTTCTGTACGTTCACCGCAGCCATGTCGGGGTCCGTGCCCTGCTTGAAATAGACTTGTATGGTGGCAGAACCGGCATTGGTGGCGGTAGAACTGATGTACATCATGTTCTCCACACCGTTGATGCTCTCCTCCAACGGCATGATGACACTGTTCAGCACGGCTTCGGCATCGGCGCCGGTGTAGTTGGCACTGACATATACCGTAGGAGGCGCAATGTCAGGATATTGTTCCACCGGCAGCGTAAAGAGCGAAATGAGCCCTATCACCAGAATCAGTACGGAGATGGAGATAGCCATCACCGGCCGTTTTATAAATATATTTCCTTTCATCTTAATGGGTCATTGATAGTTGATAAAATAGCAATCATCATTTCACTTGCGTTCCTTCGCGCAGCAGTCCGGCACCTGTGGAAACAATCTCGTCACCCACTTTCAGTCCGTCCAGCACCACGTATTCGCGTCCGTCATTTATTCCTGCCACGGTAATCAGGGTAGAGACGGCCTTGCCATCCACTACCTTGTATACCAACGTCTTGTCCTGCAACTGTACGGTGGCTTCTTGCGGAATCACAATGCAGTTCTTATACGTGGCAGGCACCACCACCGTGCCCGATGCCCCGCTATGGAGCAGGCGCGATTCGTTGGGGAAGACCACGCGTGCCACTACCGTACCCGTCTGGCGGTCGATGACACCACTGATGGACTCGATGGTACCTTTCTTGTCGTAGACGGAATTGTCGTTCAGACGCAGCTCTGCCGCCGGCATGTTCTTCAGCGCCTCGTCCATGCTGCCGTACTGGCGTGTCAGGGCGAGCAACTGGTTCTCGGTCATGGAAAAGTAAACGTACATGTCGCTGTTGTCACTGACCGTTGTCAGCGGTTGCGGCAAGCTGGGGCTGACCAATGCCCCTGCACGGTAGGGCAATGCCCCCACCACCCCGTCGCTGGGACTCTTCACTTCCGTATAAGAGAGGTTGTTGCGTGCGCTTATCTCCTGGGCCTCGGCCTGCGAGAGTTGCGCCTTGGCGGTAAGGTAGCTGTTTTCGGCAGTCTTCAGGCTGAATTCCGAAACCACTTTCTGCGCATACAATTCCTTGTTGCTGTTATAAGTCAGTTCGGCAGTAGCCAGTGCGGCACGTGCCGCTTCCACATTGGCAACGGCCGTTTTGAGTGCAGCCTTGTAGGGAACCTGGTCGATGATGAAAAGCAGTTGTCCCCGGCGCACCTTCTGCCCCTCGGTCACACAAAGCTTCTCGATGGTGCCCGACACTTGCGGATAAATATCTATGTCCTGCCGTCCGCGTATCGTTGCTGAGTACGAAGTGGAAAGCTCTTTGTCCGTCGCCTCCACTTTCATGGTAGCATAAGAAGGTTTCATTCCGGAAGCATCCGATGCCTGCTTGCAAGATGCCAAACACATTGTACAACCGACAATCCCTATCAGCCGTATCCATTTCCTGTTCAATGTAATCATACTTTTTCTCATTGTCTTTTTGTTAAAACTGGTGGCAAAAGTAGGAGAAAGGAACAACGCCATAATGACCAATTACACTCCAAAGATGTTCCTTTTTCGACATTCATCTTTTTTAAGGCTAATGAATTGTCTATAAATGACATATAGAACAAGAAAGCCGCATAATGGAACATCCCATATTTCCCATTATTCACCAACTTTGCAAAACGAAAAAGGAAGAATATGGAGAAAGGGAACATAAAAATCGTAGAAATCGCGGACTTTAAAAACAGCGAACATGTCCTTGACTATGTAGACAATGACTTTGTCATAATCAACAGTCTGGAGGGAAGCCCCTACAATGAAGATACAATAAGATTGGGATGCTTCCTTATCGCTATCTGTCTAGAAGGCTGCATCCAGTTGGACGTCAACTACAAAACCTACCAACTGGAAGCAGGCGACTTACTGCTCGGCCTTCCCAATACCATTATCAGCCACGCGATGGTAAGCCCGAAGCACAAGATAAGGCTTGCCGCATTCTCCACACAGTTCCTACAACGCGTGGTCAAGATGGAGAAGGATACATGGAATACCGTTATGCATATCCACAACAATCCCATAAAGTCTGTCGGGGAGGAAGGGGACAAGGAAATCTTCAAATTCTACCGAGAACTGCTTATGGCAAAGATAAACGACGAGCCTCATCACTATCACAGGGAAGTGATGCAATACTTGTTTTCTGCCA
This genomic window contains:
- a CDS encoding acetyl-CoA hydrolase/transferase family protein yields the protein MALNYISAAEAASLIKHGYNIGLSGFTPAGTAKAVTAELAKIAEAEHAKGNPFQIGIFTGASTGDSCDGVLSRVKAIRYRAPYTTNSDFRKAVNNGEIAYNDIHLSQMAQEVRYGFMGKVNVAIIEACEVTPDGKIYLTAAGGIAPTVCRLADQIIVELNAAHSKNAMGLHDVYEPLDPPYRREIPIYKPSDRIGLPYIQVDPKKIIGVVETNWPDEARSFAAADPLTDKIGQNVADFLAADMKRGIIPPTFLPLQSGVGNIANAVLGALGRDKTIPPFEMYTEVIQNSVIGLIREGRVKFGSACSLTVTNDCLEGIYQDMDFFRDKLVLRPSEISNSPEVVRRLGIISINTAIEADIYGNVNSTHIGGTKMMNGIGGSGDFTRNAYISIFTCPSVAKEGKISAIVPMVSHMDHTEHDVNIIITEQGVADLRGKSPKERAQAIIENCVHPDYKNILWDYLKLTDGKSQTPHALRAALAMHAELAQSGDMKNVDWAQYK
- a CDS encoding TolC family protein produces the protein MKKHIILLSAAGLLFSSCGVYTKYKPATEVPDGLYGEEIATFTESLAGSPAATEDSLDLGLGGMDWHELFTDPHLQALIGQGLQNNTDYQSAQLRVEEAEATLLSAKLAFLPSFALAPQGTVSSFDSHKATQTYSLPVTASWELDVFGRMRNAKKQSKALYAQSQDYRQAVRTQLIAGIANTYYTLLMLDQQLAISRQTEETWRETVASTRALMNAGMANESAVSQMEATYYQVQTSVLDLEEQINQVENSLALLLAETPRHYERGVLAEQQFPVGFSIGIPVQMLSCRPDVRSAERTLEAAFYGTNAARSAFYPSITLGGSAGWTNSAGSMIVNPGKFLASAVGSLTQPLFARGQVIAQYRIARAQQEEASLAFQQTLLNAGSEVNDALTAWQTSLSKSELLDKQVASLQTAARSTSLLMEHGNTTYLEVLTARQTLLNAQLAQTANRFSEIQSLINLYKALGGGQE
- a CDS encoding efflux RND transporter permease subunit, whose product is MKGNIFIKRPVMAISISVLILVIGLISLFTLPVEQYPDIAPPTVYVSANYTGADAEAVLNSVIMPLEESINGVENMMYISSTATNAGSATIQVYFKQGTDPDMAAVNVQNRVSKAQGLLPAEVTKIGVTTQKRQTSFLQIGALVSTDGRYDQTFLANYLDINVIPQIKRIEGVGDVMELGDTYSMRIWLKPERMAQYGLVPSDVTAVLGEQNIEAPTGSLGENSKNVFQFTMKYRGRLKSVEEFQNTVVRSQSDGSVLRLKDVADVELGTLTYSFRSEMDSKPAVLFMMFQTAGSNATAVNKQITAQIDEMRKSLPEGTEFVTMMSSNDFLFASIHNVVETLVIAIILVILVVYFFLQDFKSTLIPSISIIVSLVGTFACLVAAGFSLNILTLFALVLAIGTVVDDAIVVVEAVQSKFDAGYKSPYLATKDAMGDVTMAIISCTCVFMAVFIPVTFMGGTSGVFYTQFGVTMATAVGISMISALTLCPALCAIMMRPSDGTKSAKSINGRVRAAYNASFNAVLGKYKKGVMFFIHHRWMVWTSLAATVVLLVYLMSTTKTGLVPQEDQGVIMVNVSTSPGSTLEETTKVMNKLEDILKNTPEIEHYSKVAGYGLMSGQGTSYGTIIIRLKDWGERKGSEHTSDAVVARLNAQFYGVKEAQIFSFQPGMIPGYGMGNSLELNLQDRTGGDMATFYEAVIQFLGALNQRPEVAMAYTSYAMNFPQVSVDVDAAKCKRAGISPGAVLDALGSYCGGAYISNYNQFGKVYRVMMQASPEYRLDEQALGNMFVRNGTEMAPVSQFVTLNKVLGPETANRFNLYSAIAANVNPAEGYSSGEVQKVIAEVAEQTLPLGYGYEYGGMAREEANTGGAQTVFIYAICIFLIYLILACLYESFLIPFAVIFSVPFGLMGSFLFAKVLGLENNIYLQTGVIMLIGLLAKTAILITEYAIERRRKGMGIVESAYSAAQVRLRPILMTVLTMIFGMLPLMFSSGAGANGNSSLGTGVVGGMLIGTLALLFVVPVFYIIFEYLQEKVRPPMEEEADMQVLLEKQKSEAERAKD
- a CDS encoding efflux RND transporter periplasmic adaptor subunit; translation: MITLNRKWIRLIGIVGCTMCLASCKQASDASGMKPSYATMKVEATDKELSTSYSATIRGRQDIDIYPQVSGTIEKLCVTEGQKVRRGQLLFIIDQVPYKAALKTAVANVEAARAALATAELTYNSNKELYAQKVVSEFSLKTAENSYLTAKAQLSQAEAQEISARNNLSYTEVKSPSDGVVGALPYRAGALVSPSLPQPLTTVSDNSDMYVYFSMTENQLLALTRQYGSMDEALKNMPAAELRLNDNSVYDKKGTIESISGVIDRQTGTVVARVVFPNESRLLHSGASGTVVVPATYKNCIVIPQEATVQLQDKTLVYKVVDGKAVSTLITVAGINDGREYVVLDGLKVGDEIVSTGAGLLREGTQVK
- a CDS encoding helix-turn-helix domain-containing protein translates to MEKGNIKIVEIADFKNSEHVLDYVDNDFVIINSLEGSPYNEDTIRLGCFLIAICLEGCIQLDVNYKTYQLEAGDLLLGLPNTIISHAMVSPKHKIRLAAFSTQFLQRVVKMEKDTWNTVMHIHNNPIKSVGEEGDKEIFKFYRELLMAKINDEPHHYHREVMQYLFSAIFCEMLGHLNKEVNPSEMTVDTKESIKQSDYILRKFIEMLSKDNGIHRSVGYYADALCYSPKHFSKVIKQACGRTPLDLINESAIEHIKYRLKHSDKSIKEIAEEFNFPNQSFFGKYVKSYLGMSPARYRNTKEE